The following are encoded in a window of Pecten maximus chromosome 17, xPecMax1.1, whole genome shotgun sequence genomic DNA:
- the LOC117315916 gene encoding uncharacterized protein LOC117315916, with translation MEVSSFRPVLALTILAICRAAPHFHHGHQVGTITSHSIPEASGLAASRSHSNVLYTHNDSGGQPRIFAIDSNSGRRLATFTIEGAHSHDWEDISVGPCPNGGNCVYIADTGGNAGNYEANVLYRIHEPSNIYDHSIHVESSLHFRWDQRDCETLMVAPDADLYLVSKTSHSHDSKVFRVTKSAWGNSQSNSLYLSSNTHLAFYSNGPSPVGGDISPNGNDVLLKTYGHVYYWSVPDHDYIRALARNPETLPYHAERQGESVCWDSRGSGYYTTSEGSNAPVYYYARY, from the exons ATGGAGGTGTCATCGTTCCGGCCTGTACTGGCTCTAACCATCCTCGCCATATGCAGAGCAG CGCCTCACTTTCACCATGGCCACCAAGTCGGGACGATCACGAGTCATTCTATCCCAGAAGCCTCGGGACTAGCCGCCAGTCGTTCCCATAGTAACGTCCTATACACACATAACGATTCTGGAGGCCAGCCAAGGATATTCGCCATCGATAGCAACAG CGGTCGACGACTAGCTACCTTCACCATAGAGGGCGCCCACAGTCACGACTGGGAGGACATTAGCGTCGGTCCATGCCCCAATGGCGGTAATTGTGTCTATATCGCAGACACAGGCGGTAACGCCGGAAACTACGAGGCTAACGTCCTCTACCGGATACACGAACCTTCAAATATCTACGATCACAGTATACACGTGGAGTCCTCGCTTCACTTCCG ATGGGACCAGAGAGACTGTGAAACATTAATGGTTGCCCCTGACGCCGACCTTTACCTTGTTTCGAAGACGAGTCACTCGCACGACAGTAAGGTGTTCCGAGTGACCAAGTCAGCCTGGGGAAACTCCCAGTCAAACTCACTCTACCTCAGCAGTAATACTCACCTGGCGTTTTATTCCAATGGGCCCAGTCCCGTGGGAGGGGATATCTCCCCAAACGGCAATGACGTGCTGCTTAAGACGTATGGTCACGTGTATTACTGGAGTGTACCAGACCATGACTACATCCGGGCACTAGCGAGAAACCCCGAGACGCTGCCATACCATGCAGAGAGACAGGGAGAGTCCGTTTGCTGGGATTCCCGCGGGAGCGGTTATTATACGACAAGCGAGGGGTCGAATGCGCCTGTTTATTACTACGCCAGATATTAG